In Hemicordylus capensis ecotype Gifberg chromosome 3, rHemCap1.1.pri, whole genome shotgun sequence, one DNA window encodes the following:
- the PLA2G12B gene encoding group XIIB secretory phospholipase A2-like protein isoform X2, whose translation MQLVTSALILCLALTPGKCTEGTMQDNTIHQAAPPEESLTSDWGIGTIRNSFETVTGYFDSFMEMLGGKNGVCQYRCRYGKAPMPRPDYKPPEPNGCSSYFLGLKLDLGIPAMTKCCNQLDICYDTCGANKYRCDAKFRWCLHSICSDLKRSLGFVSKVEACDSVAQTVYKMVRTLGCRPFMNSQRSACICNEEERDEL comes from the exons ATGCAGCTTGTTACCAGCGCCCTGATTCTGTGCTTGGCACTGACTCCTGGGAAGTGCACTGAAGGGACGATGCAGGACAACACCATCCACCAAGCAGCACCGCCAGAAGAAAGCTTGACATCAGACTGGGGGATTGGGACAATCCGGAACAGCTTTGAAACCGTTACTGGCTATTTCGACTCCTTCATGGAGATGCTAGGAGGGAAAAATGGAGTCTGTCAGTACCGGTGCAGATATG GGAAGGCACCAATGCCCAGACCAGATTACAAGCCTCCAGAACCCAATGGCTGCAGCTCCTATTTCCTGGGTCTCAAG CTGGATCTGGGCATCCCAGCCATGACGAAGTGTTGTAACCAGCTGGATATATGTTATGACACCTGCGGTGCCAACAAATACCGCTGCGACGCCAAGTTCCGCTGGTGTTTGCACTCCATCTGTTCCGACCTTAAACGTAGCCTTGGCTTTGTCTCCAAGGTGGAAG CATGCGACTCAGTAGCCCAAACCGTATACAAAATGGTCCGGACTTTGGGCTGCCGCCCCTTCATGAACAGCCAAAGAAGTGCCTGCATTTGCAATGAGGAAGAACGTGATGAATTGTGA
- the PLA2G12B gene encoding group XIIB secretory phospholipase A2-like protein isoform X1 yields MQLVTSALILCLALTPGKCTEGTMQDNTIHQAAPPEESLTSDWGIGTIRNSFETVTGYFDSFMEMLGGKNGVCQYRCRYGKAPMPRPDYKPPEPNGCSSYFLGLKVPESLDLGIPAMTKCCNQLDICYDTCGANKYRCDAKFRWCLHSICSDLKRSLGFVSKVEACDSVAQTVYKMVRTLGCRPFMNSQRSACICNEEERDEL; encoded by the exons ATGCAGCTTGTTACCAGCGCCCTGATTCTGTGCTTGGCACTGACTCCTGGGAAGTGCACTGAAGGGACGATGCAGGACAACACCATCCACCAAGCAGCACCGCCAGAAGAAAGCTTGACATCAGACTGGGGGATTGGGACAATCCGGAACAGCTTTGAAACCGTTACTGGCTATTTCGACTCCTTCATGGAGATGCTAGGAGGGAAAAATGGAGTCTGTCAGTACCGGTGCAGATATG GGAAGGCACCAATGCCCAGACCAGATTACAAGCCTCCAGAACCCAATGGCTGCAGCTCCTATTTCCTGGGTCTCAAGGTACCCGAAAGT CTGGATCTGGGCATCCCAGCCATGACGAAGTGTTGTAACCAGCTGGATATATGTTATGACACCTGCGGTGCCAACAAATACCGCTGCGACGCCAAGTTCCGCTGGTGTTTGCACTCCATCTGTTCCGACCTTAAACGTAGCCTTGGCTTTGTCTCCAAGGTGGAAG CATGCGACTCAGTAGCCCAAACCGTATACAAAATGGTCCGGACTTTGGGCTGCCGCCCCTTCATGAACAGCCAAAGAAGTGCCTGCATTTGCAATGAGGAAGAACGTGATGAATTGTGA